A single window of Syntrophus aciditrophicus SB DNA harbors:
- a CDS encoding efflux RND transporter periplasmic adaptor subunit encodes MQIHNGMRFMTILAVLAGFLLTAGCGQKADNGKAGPGGPPEVAVVTVQPERVVITTALSGRTSPYLIAEVRPQVSGILQKRFFKEGADVKAGDVLYQIDPATYSAAYASARAHLARAEANVTSIRYRADRYGKLVAIKAVSQQDYDDAAAALKQAEAEIQAGKAAVEAARINLAYTRISAPISGRIGRSLVTVGALVTAGQGIALTTIQQIDPIYVDVTQSSASLLRLQKSMASGALKKDGSSSAKVKLLLEDGTPYPLEGTMQFRDITVDPTSGSFILRIVFPNPQEILLPGMYVRAIIEEGVNEQALLVPQQGVSRDPKGNPLALIVDAEGKVQQRMLTCDRTIGDKWLVSSGLAAGDRVIVEGMQKVKPGAPAKAVPFDAANMQKSAAPGSSASPAAGTN; translated from the coding sequence ATGCAGATTCACAACGGCATGAGGTTCATGACTATTCTGGCGGTCCTTGCCGGATTTCTTCTAACGGCAGGCTGCGGACAGAAAGCAGACAACGGCAAAGCAGGTCCGGGCGGACCTCCCGAAGTCGCCGTAGTGACGGTACAGCCGGAGCGGGTCGTCATCACGACCGCGCTGTCGGGTCGAACCTCACCCTATCTCATCGCCGAGGTACGGCCTCAGGTCAGCGGCATTCTTCAGAAGCGATTTTTCAAGGAAGGCGCGGATGTCAAGGCCGGAGACGTACTCTATCAGATCGATCCGGCCACCTATTCTGCAGCTTACGCCAGCGCCAGAGCGCATCTTGCACGAGCGGAAGCGAATGTGACGTCCATCCGCTACAGGGCTGACCGTTACGGGAAACTGGTCGCCATCAAGGCGGTCAGCCAGCAGGATTACGACGATGCCGCCGCCGCTCTCAAACAGGCCGAGGCGGAAATCCAGGCAGGCAAAGCGGCGGTGGAGGCCGCCCGGATCAATCTGGCCTATACCCGTATATCCGCGCCCATTTCCGGGCGCATCGGCAGATCCCTGGTGACCGTAGGGGCGCTGGTGACTGCGGGGCAGGGAATCGCACTGACCACGATCCAGCAGATCGACCCCATCTACGTCGACGTCACCCAGTCGAGCGCCAGCCTGCTGCGTCTGCAGAAGAGCATGGCCAGCGGCGCGCTCAAAAAAGACGGATCTTCTTCAGCAAAAGTCAAGCTCCTTCTGGAAGACGGAACCCCCTACCCCCTGGAAGGAACCATGCAATTCCGTGATATTACGGTAGACCCCACAAGCGGATCCTTTATCCTGCGCATTGTTTTTCCCAATCCGCAGGAAATTCTGCTGCCGGGTATGTATGTCCGGGCCATAATCGAGGAAGGCGTCAACGAACAGGCGCTCCTGGTTCCCCAGCAGGGTGTCAGCCGCGACCCGAAGGGGAATCCTCTGGCTTTGATCGTAGATGCGGAAGGGAAGGTTCAGCAGCGGATGTTGACCTGCGATCGGACTATCGGAGACAAATGGCTTGTTTCTTCAGGTCTTGCAGCTGGAGATCGGGTGATCGTCGAGGGAATGCAAAAGGTTAAACCGGGGGCCCCCGCAAAGGCTGTTCCTTTTGATGCCGCCAACATGCAGAAGAGTGCTGCCCCCGGAAGCAGTGCCTCACCGGCTGCCGGAACGAACTGA